A genomic stretch from Chelmon rostratus isolate fCheRos1 chromosome 14, fCheRos1.pri, whole genome shotgun sequence includes:
- the htatsf1 gene encoding HIV Tat-specific factor 1 — MSGGPDAHKEFMEQLRMQELYSQRSEDGSDPYTYTDPEDGTVYDWDHDKKAWFPKITEDFIAAYQANYGFTQEGDPGANNAAVSSTDTAAPETDSKPSEKEKKVDANPNPKEPETPAKEAKQKGEKRKAEPGWFDIDDNKNTNVYVSGLPPDISPEEFTELMSKCGIVMRDPVTEEYKVKLYKDKEGNLKGDGLCCYLKKESVALAMRLIDESELRGYRLHVEAARFELKGQYDASKKKKKSKDYRKKMQQQQKQLDWRPEKQGDVRKRHEKVVIIRNMFHPTDFEEDPLVLNEYREDLRTECEKFGVVKKVILFDRHPDGVASVAFKEPEEADACILSFNGRWFGGRQLSAQLWDGTTDYQVEETTREREERLKGWSKFLDGSNQDQQKNTAEPAEGSTTTEPTEPSTTMAPQQQSTETEPQEQEVDSTDSSLAGSDDEDA, encoded by the exons ATGAGTGGTGGACCAGATGCTCACAAAGAGTTTATGGAGCAGCTGCGGATGCAGGAACTCTACAGCCAGAGAAGTGAGGATGGCTCCGACCCCTACACCTACACTGACCCAGAGGACGGGACTGTGTATGACTGGGATCATGACAAGAAGGCCTGGTTCCCTAAA ATAACGGAGGACTTCATTGCAGCCTACCAGGCCAACTATGGCTTCACTCAGGAGGGAGATCCAGGTGCTAACaatgcagcagtgagcagcactgacacagcagccccagaaacagacagcaagccttcagaaaaggagaaaaaagtaGATGCCAACCCGAACCCAAAGGAGCCTGAGACCCCAGCTAAAGAAGCCAAGCAGAaaggggagaagaggaaagcAGAGCCAG GATGGTTCGATATTGacgacaacaaaaacactaacGTCTATGTGTCAG GCCTGCCCCCTGACATCAGCCCTGAGGAGTTTACTGAGTTGATGTCCAAGTGCGGCATTGTGATGCGGGACCCAGTGACTGAAGAGTACAAGGTCAAACTCTACAAGGACAAAGAGGGAAATCTGAAGGGAGATGGCCTCTGCTGCTATCTCAAG AAGGAGTCGGTGGCATTGGCAATGCGTCTGATTGATGAGTCAGAGCTCAGAGGTTACAGACTCCACGTGGAAGCAGCGCGGTTTGAGCTAAAGGGCCAGTATGACgccagcaagaagaagaagaagagcaaagatTACAGGAAGAagatgcagcagcaacagaa ACAGTTGGACTGGAGGCCAGAGAAGCAAGGAGATGTCAGGAAGAGGCATGAAAAAGTTGTCATCATAAGGAACATGTTCCATCCCACTGACTTTGAG GAAGACCCACTGGTGTTGAATGAGTATCGTGAGGATCTGCGGACAGAGTGTGAGAAGTTCGGCGTGGTCAAGAAGGTCATCCTCTTTGAT agacacCCGGACGGCGTGGCATCAGTCGCATTTAAGGAGCCTGAGGAAGCCGATGCATGCATTCTGTCATTCAATGGTCGCTGGTTTGGAGGAAGGCAGCTTTCAGCTCAGCTTTGGGATGGAACGACAGATTATCAG GTGGAAGAGACGACACGCGAGCGGGAGGAGCGGCTGAAGGGTTGGTCTAAATTCTTGGATGGAAGCAATCAAGaccagcagaaaaacactgcagagccagcagagggcagcaccACCACAGAACCCACAGAGCCCTCCACAACGATGGCGCCCCAACAGCagtcaacagaaacagaaccacaggaacaggaagtggactctacagacagcagcctggcaggaagtgatgatgaggatgcCTAA